One Rhodospirillaceae bacterium DNA segment encodes these proteins:
- the fieF gene encoding divalent metal cation transporter FieF (member of cation diffusion facilitator family; CDF; membrane-bound; induced by both zinc and iron, but does not induce resistance to zinc; can transport zinc(II) in a proton-dependent manner; instead this protein induces iron resistance; forms dimers) has translation MRISTYASVVVASSLVVLKLLAWLLSDSVAILSSLIDSGLDTLASVVTLVAVSHALVPADREHRFGHGKAEAIAALGQAAFIAGSALFLIFESGNRLMRPQLIEYGQLAISVMGVSILLTLGLVFFQNYVVARTQSMAIGADSAHYKADLFVNCGIITSLILTTQLNVPIADPLIALAVALYILYTARKIGITALDALMDHELSEDDRERIAKIVRTHAEVRGLHDLRTRMAGTQPFIQLHLELPGDITLDDAHIISDQVEEQLLQEFPDAEVIIHQDPEGLNEVNDNF, from the coding sequence TTGCGCATCTCCACATATGCCTCCGTGGTGGTTGCATCGTCTCTAGTGGTTCTAAAGCTGCTAGCTTGGTTACTAAGTGATTCTGTTGCAATTTTGTCGTCCCTAATTGATTCTGGCTTGGATACGCTTGCTTCTGTTGTAACACTAGTTGCAGTTAGCCACGCCCTAGTGCCCGCGGATCGGGAGCATCGTTTTGGCCATGGCAAAGCAGAGGCTATTGCTGCCCTCGGCCAGGCCGCTTTTATTGCCGGCTCAGCACTATTTTTGATTTTTGAGTCTGGAAACAGGTTAATGCGTCCGCAACTCATAGAGTATGGCCAACTAGCAATATCCGTAATGGGTGTGTCTATTTTACTAACACTCGGCCTCGTTTTCTTCCAAAACTATGTGGTAGCACGTACACAGTCCATGGCTATCGGAGCTGACTCCGCCCACTATAAAGCTGATCTCTTCGTAAATTGTGGAATTATTACGTCACTCATCCTCACCACTCAATTGAATGTCCCAATTGCAGATCCGTTAATTGCTCTCGCCGTAGCTCTGTATATTCTGTATACAGCTCGAAAAATAGGCATAACTGCTTTAGATGCCTTGATGGATCACGAACTTTCTGAAGACGATCGTGAAAGAATTGCCAAAATAGTACGGACCCATGCAGAGGTAAGAGGGTTACATGATCTCCGTACTCGGATGGCGGGAACTCAACCATTCATCCAGCTACATTTAGAGTTACCGGGAGATATAACTCTAGACGATGCTCACATTATTTCGGATCAAGTAGAGGAGCAG
- the pdxH gene encoding pyridoxamine 5'-phosphate oxidase: MIKKNNDPLSLFHEWLEEAKSHEPNDPTAACLATADQKAVPSARMILLKSFGSKGFVFYTNMESRKGDELASNPSAALCFHWKSIRRQVRVEGVTEEISSDIADAYFRTRARSSQIGAWASAQSQTLPNRAALEGYFAEYEEKFRSEAIPRPPHWSGYTLKPRRIEFWLSRESRLHERLSYSQEKGVWRQDWLFP, from the coding sequence TTGATAAAAAAAAATAATGACCCACTGAGCTTGTTCCACGAATGGCTGGAAGAGGCCAAATCGCACGAGCCTAACGACCCGACCGCAGCCTGTTTGGCTACCGCCGATCAAAAGGCTGTCCCCTCCGCCCGAATGATACTCTTAAAATCTTTTGGTTCCAAAGGATTTGTATTCTATACCAACATGGAAAGTCGGAAGGGTGATGAACTAGCCAGCAACCCCTCCGCAGCACTTTGCTTCCACTGGAAATCTATCCGCCGCCAAGTGCGAGTGGAAGGTGTTACTGAAGAAATTTCCAGCGACATTGCCGATGCATATTTTCGAACCAGAGCGCGCTCCAGTCAAATCGGCGCGTGGGCTAGCGCTCAGTCCCAGACCTTACCAAACAGGGCCGCCTTGGAGGGTTATTTTGCGGAATACGAAGAGAAGTTTCGCAGTGAAGCTATACCCAGACCTCCCCACTGGTCAGGATATACATTAAAGCCGCGGAGGATCGAATTCTGGTTAAGCAGAGAATCGAGACTGCATGAACGGCTTTCTTATTCTCAAGAAAAAGGCGTATGGCGCCAAGATTGGCTGTTTCCATGA
- a CDS encoding acetoin utilization protein, translating to MDAHTLVYFHPDCLLHDTGANHPERADRVGAIHAHLTKNLSSEVLYQEAPLATLKQISRAHPPHFIRFILEKLPDSGRVHLDPDTIISNKSGDAALRAAGAVCAAIDAVIDGAMSKALCLTRPPGHHAEPTRAMGFCILNNVAIGALHARHHHGITRIAIIDFDVHHGNGTQRIFETDKNTLFISSHEMPLFPGTGSNSQKGVGNILNIPLHPGASGEDFQKKWRLKGLPRLKSFRPELILISAGFDGHRSDPLASINLTTEDYAWLTEEVVKVAEMFSKGRVVSTLEGGYDLAALCESVAAHIMALQPSQN from the coding sequence ATGGATGCACATACACTGGTTTACTTTCACCCGGATTGCCTTCTTCATGATACGGGGGCCAACCATCCGGAACGGGCGGATAGGGTGGGGGCCATCCACGCTCATCTTACGAAGAACCTTAGCAGTGAAGTGCTATACCAAGAAGCGCCCCTAGCAACCTTGAAACAGATTTCTCGAGCTCACCCACCACACTTCATCCGCTTCATATTGGAGAAACTCCCCGATTCTGGAAGGGTGCACCTGGACCCTGACACCATTATATCTAATAAATCAGGCGATGCGGCACTCAGAGCAGCTGGGGCAGTATGTGCGGCAATAGATGCGGTGATCGATGGAGCGATGAGCAAAGCACTCTGCCTCACACGTCCGCCTGGACATCACGCGGAACCCACCCGCGCTATGGGGTTTTGTATTCTAAATAATGTTGCTATCGGTGCTCTGCATGCCCGGCACCACCATGGTATCACGCGAATAGCCATAATAGATTTTGACGTACATCACGGAAATGGAACACAAAGAATATTTGAAACTGATAAAAATACCCTCTTTATCAGCAGCCATGAGATGCCGCTCTTCCCGGGAACAGGAAGCAATTCCCAAAAAGGTGTGGGCAACATCCTAAATATTCCCCTGCATCCAGGGGCTTCCGGTGAGGACTTCCAGAAAAAGTGGAGGCTGAAAGGGCTTCCTCGACTGAAGTCCTTTCGACCAGAGCTAATTCTCATTTCCGCAGGGTTTGACGGGCACCGGAGCGATCCCTTAGCTTCCATTAACCTAACAACTGAAGACTATGCGTGGCTAACAGAGGAAGTCGTCAAGGTGGCGGAAATGTTCAGCAAGGGGCGTGTTGTTTCGACTCTCGAAGGTGGTTACGATCTGGCAGCTTTATGTGAAAGCGTGGCTGCTCATATAATGGCTTTGCAACCAAGCCAAAATTAA
- a CDS encoding FAD-dependent oxidoreductase: MNPDFLVVGAGVAGASVSALLSEHGDVVLLEREELAGYHTTGRSAAFFTTNYGNSTIRRLTEASRLFFENPPDGFSDSELMSPHRILTVARGDQRANFVQSFATAQELGSDICRVATSEAEEMCPILRKGYCSDAYLEQGMYMDVSAIHSGFLRKLKLNGGSLLCQSELLSLQRKGDLWFAHTNNGTYQAPILVNAAGAWADQLGALAGAKSIGLVPKRRTVIIFSAPGELVPDNAPMVMDVDEEFYFKPEAGKILASPADETPSLPCDVQPEEIDIAVTISRVEQAMEVSVGQIEHKWAGLRSFVADKTPVVGFDPNKDGFFWLAGQGGYGIMTSPAIAEAATALILGNSWPASLDRIGVDAGELAPGRGALF; encoded by the coding sequence ATGAATCCGGATTTTCTAGTGGTGGGAGCAGGCGTGGCAGGAGCTTCTGTGAGCGCTTTGCTCAGTGAACATGGCGATGTGGTTCTTTTGGAGCGCGAGGAGCTTGCGGGCTACCATACGACTGGCAGGTCGGCCGCATTCTTTACCACTAATTATGGAAACTCAACCATACGCCGATTGACGGAAGCTTCTCGGTTGTTTTTTGAAAACCCACCCGATGGTTTCTCCGATTCAGAACTCATGTCACCGCATAGGATACTTACCGTGGCTCGGGGTGACCAACGTGCTAACTTTGTTCAAAGTTTTGCCACTGCCCAAGAGCTGGGGTCAGATATTTGCCGGGTTGCTACGTCTGAAGCAGAGGAAATGTGTCCTATTCTCCGAAAAGGATATTGCTCCGATGCTTATCTGGAGCAAGGTATGTATATGGACGTGAGTGCTATTCATTCTGGGTTTCTTCGCAAATTAAAACTTAATGGAGGGTCTTTGCTTTGCCAGTCGGAGTTACTCTCCCTCCAGAGAAAGGGTGATTTGTGGTTTGCACATACAAACAATGGTACCTACCAGGCCCCTATCTTGGTGAATGCGGCTGGCGCTTGGGCCGATCAATTGGGAGCGTTGGCCGGTGCTAAGTCAATTGGCTTGGTGCCTAAGCGACGGACGGTAATCATTTTCTCGGCCCCTGGGGAGTTGGTGCCGGATAATGCGCCAATGGTGATGGATGTGGACGAGGAGTTTTATTTCAAGCCGGAGGCGGGCAAAATTCTCGCCAGTCCTGCAGATGAAACTCCTTCGTTGCCATGTGATGTGCAACCTGAGGAAATTGATATCGCCGTTACGATTAGTCGTGTGGAACAAGCTATGGAAGTGTCTGTTGGTCAGATAGAACACAAGTGGGCTGGTTTGCGGAGTTTTGTAGCAGATAAGACCCCGGTAGTTGGCTTTGACCCAAATAAAGATGGCTTTTTCTGGCTAGCGGGTCAGGGTGGGTATGGGATTATGACGTCTCCCGCGATCGCAGAAGCTGCTACAGCCCTTATCCTGGGGAATAGCTGGCCAGCTAGTCTCGATAGAATCGGAGTGGATGCAGGAGAGCTTGCTCCCGGAAGAGGTGCGCTATTTTAA
- a CDS encoding flagellar motor protein MotA translates to MNKPNRFITRMMLFVAVAMGVTAVLFPPLSSAFVSNPPLNSLIVGVLLLGIGYCFRQVIQLGPEVRWIETFRTNRPGLSTQTAPKLLSPTARMLSERKGKVTLSATAMRSLLDGIGARLDESREISRYLIGLLIFLGLLGTFWGLLDTVSSVSRIIGNLSVSDSDIVETFTGLKDGLADPLKGMGTAFSSSLFGLSGALILGFLDLQAGQAQNQFYNDLEEWLSSVTRLSSGAGMTDNDQSVPAYVQALLEQTAESLSNLQTTLSRSEEDRRATNTNILQLAERLAAVGDQLRQADSGIDDASRGHLRNIEMYSGRMIEEMTSGRDQMLAEIKSEIKLLARTIAATAEQPKDPG, encoded by the coding sequence ATGAATAAGCCAAACCGCTTTATTACTAGAATGATGCTTTTTGTAGCGGTTGCTATGGGCGTCACTGCAGTACTCTTTCCACCATTATCTAGTGCTTTCGTATCCAATCCGCCTCTTAACAGCTTGATAGTTGGCGTACTGCTTTTGGGAATAGGCTACTGCTTTCGGCAAGTGATTCAGCTGGGACCGGAAGTACGTTGGATAGAAACATTTCGAACCAATCGTCCCGGGTTGTCTACCCAAACAGCACCAAAGCTATTATCGCCTACTGCAAGAATGCTGAGTGAACGGAAGGGGAAAGTAACACTCTCGGCTACAGCCATGCGGTCCCTCCTCGATGGAATAGGAGCAAGACTTGATGAGTCGAGGGAAATTTCACGATATCTCATTGGATTACTGATTTTTCTGGGTCTCTTGGGGACTTTCTGGGGCCTGCTAGACACAGTGAGTTCTGTGAGCCGTATTATAGGAAACCTTTCGGTATCCGATAGCGACATTGTTGAAACGTTTACGGGACTAAAAGATGGGCTAGCTGATCCCCTAAAGGGCATGGGAACCGCCTTCTCGTCTTCTCTCTTTGGATTATCGGGCGCCCTCATTCTAGGTTTTCTAGATTTACAAGCTGGCCAAGCACAAAATCAGTTCTACAATGATCTCGAAGAGTGGCTATCCAGTGTAACACGCCTGAGCTCTGGTGCTGGGATGACCGATAATGACCAATCCGTACCTGCCTATGTTCAGGCTTTGCTGGAACAGACCGCTGAGAGCTTGAGCAACTTACAAACCACGTTGTCCAGAAGTGAAGAAGATCGTCGGGCAACAAATACCAATATTCTCCAACTAGCAGAGCGATTAGCAGCTGTTGGCGACCAACTACGACAAGCAGACAGCGGCATCGATGACGCATCCCGGGGGCATCTCCGCAATATTGAAATGTATTCGGGGCGTATGATCGAGGAGATGACTAGTGGCCGCGACCAAATGTTAGCTGAAATAAAAAGCGAAATTAAACTACTCGCTCGAACTATAGCAGCCACTGCAGAGCAACCCAAAGACCCTGGCTAG
- a CDS encoding inositol monophosphatase — MAVRSPVINVMVTAATKVARALNRDFGEIEQLQASRSGSWDFTNRSFQHGARILRETLSKARPVSQVNIPGFSVEEPNSRASELWIADPISGKTNFAHGIPHFAVSIAYLTNSETKSAVIYDFINDNLYWAEKGAGAYRNDRRIRVSKRHNVSDLVFGNFEAQPDIDRCHTAQAGVAKMGSSVRILGSPALDLALVASGVFDGFWSFSAKPAELSGGKLLIGEAGGFSQTGICENSGIAASNGQNNTKLMEILGLK; from the coding sequence ATGGCTGTGCGCTCACCAGTTATAAACGTGATGGTAACCGCCGCAACGAAAGTTGCCAGAGCATTAAATCGCGACTTCGGAGAAATTGAACAGCTTCAGGCCAGCAGATCAGGGAGCTGGGATTTCACCAATCGCTCCTTTCAACATGGCGCACGTATTCTGAGAGAGACCCTTTCTAAGGCTAGGCCAGTGAGCCAGGTCAACATACCGGGCTTCTCGGTTGAAGAGCCGAATAGTCGAGCCTCAGAGCTTTGGATAGCCGATCCGATTAGTGGAAAAACTAATTTTGCCCACGGCATACCGCATTTTGCGGTATCGATCGCATACCTTACGAATTCAGAGACAAAGAGTGCTGTCATATACGATTTTATTAATGACAACCTTTATTGGGCAGAGAAGGGTGCAGGAGCCTACCGAAATGACCGAAGAATACGTGTATCAAAACGGCACAATGTTTCCGACCTAGTTTTCGGGAATTTTGAAGCCCAACCCGATATTGATCGATGCCATACAGCACAAGCTGGTGTAGCTAAAATGGGTTCAAGTGTTCGAATTTTAGGTTCGCCGGCACTAGACTTAGCTCTCGTCGCATCTGGGGTTTTTGATGGATTTTGGAGCTTTTCTGCAAAACCCGCGGAACTCTCTGGCGGAAAACTGCTGATAGGCGAAGCAGGCGGCTTCAGCCAGACCGGTATATGTGAAAACTCAGGGATTGCTGCCAGCAATGGGCAGAATAACACCAAACTTATGGAGATATTAGGACTCAAATAG
- the efp gene encoding elongation factor P yields the protein MKINGNAIRPGMIIEHKEQLWRAIKTQATQPGKGGAYNQVELRNLRDGSKLNERFRAAQDVERTRLDEHPHQFLYREGDELTFMNAESYDQVSLNTSFVGDRAAFLQDGMEVILLSFDGEVLDITLPDNITVTVADTEPVVKGQTAASSFKPAILDNGLRTMVPPHIELGARIIINTTDSSYVERAKD from the coding sequence ATGAAAATAAATGGCAATGCCATTCGACCTGGCATGATTATAGAACATAAAGAACAGCTTTGGCGCGCCATTAAAACCCAAGCGACCCAACCTGGAAAAGGAGGCGCCTACAACCAGGTTGAACTTAGAAATCTTAGGGACGGGAGCAAATTAAACGAGCGCTTCAGAGCAGCTCAAGATGTAGAAAGAACGCGACTAGACGAACACCCGCACCAGTTTTTGTATCGTGAGGGAGACGAGCTGACCTTCATGAATGCTGAGAGCTATGATCAAGTTTCCCTTAACACCAGCTTTGTGGGAGATAGAGCAGCGTTTCTGCAAGATGGCATGGAAGTAATATTATTATCTTTTGATGGGGAAGTTTTGGATATCACACTTCCAGATAACATCACTGTCACGGTGGCTGATACGGAACCGGTGGTAAAAGGTCAAACAGCTGCGTCAAGCTTTAAGCCCGCCATATTAGACAACGGACTTCGGACNATGGTTCCACCACATATCGAACTCGGAGCACGTATTATAATCAATACGACCGACAGTTCTTATGTTGAACGCGCCAAAGACTAA
- the thiE gene encoding thiamine phosphate synthase, with the protein MPACQLYLISPPDFEVRDFSTSLHAALATTHVSCFQLRLKGVEDEDILNAGRALLPICRDFEVPFILNDRPDLAAELKAEGAHLGQDDMSYKNARQWLGNDAIIGVSCYDSSHAAMVAAESGADYVAFGAFYATTTKKPRTQATPQLLSLWQQATTIPCVAIGGITVDNCPPLIKAGADFIAVVSGVWNHPEGPSTAVNHFNQLCLSNKEASSN; encoded by the coding sequence ATACCGGCTTGCCAACTTTATCTTATTAGTCCACCAGATTTTGAAGTAAGGGACTTTTCCACAAGCTTGCATGCAGCCCTAGCGACTACCCACGTTTCGTGCTTTCAGCTTCGCTTAAAGGGCGTCGAAGACGAAGATATCTTGAATGCAGGACGGGCCTTATTACCGATCTGTCGGGATTTCGAAGTTCCGTTTATTCTAAACGATAGGCCTGACCTAGCGGCAGAATTGAAGGCCGAAGGCGCACACTTAGGGCAGGACGACATGAGTTACAAAAACGCCCGCCAATGGTTGGGAAACGACGCTATAATTGGCGTAAGTTGCTATGATTCCTCACATGCCGCCATGGTGGCCGCGGAATCCGGGGCAGATTATGTCGCCTTCGGAGCGTTCTATGCCACCACCACCAAAAAGCCCCGGACCCAAGCGACCCCACAACTGCTTTCTCTCTGGCAACAGGCNACAACGATACCATGTGTCGCCATCGGCGGAATAACTGTCGATAACTGTCCACCTTTAATTAAGGCCGGAGCAGACTTTATAGCTGTTGTAAGTGGCGTGTGGAATCACCCGGAAGGACCATCCACAGCAGTGAACCATTTCAACCAACTGTGCCTATCGAACAAAGAGGCTTCCTCCAATTAG
- the pgk gene encoding phosphoglycerate kinase, with product MPRIETIDTLSVLNQRAAGTRVLVRGDLNVPMQDGLITDATRIERLLPTITELTERGCKVVIMSHFDRPKGKVVPEMSLRVLLPFLVKIFGGREIAFXENPLGEAAKETVANLPDGGIALAENLRFFSGEESNDEKFARALGRLGDAFVNDAFSVAHRAHASTEGLARIMPAAAGRSMQSELEALETALANPERPVAAVVGGAKVSTKLDILTNLASKVDRLVVGGAMANTFLFAQGTNVGVSLCEKEMAKAAVTVMKNADKVGCKIILPSDVVVAEQLKVGSSAQTVHISAIPPNMMILDIGTNTIQAIAAELESCRTVLWNGPLGAFECPPFDEGTKVVSQMVAELTAXSKLHSIAGGGDTIAALVSSNTLSRFSYVSTAGGAFLEWLEGKNLPGVAALYG from the coding sequence ATGCCGCGTATTGAGACCATCGACACTTTATCGGTTCTGAACCAAAGAGCAGCTGGGACCCGCGTATTGGTAAGAGGAGATCTCAACGTTCCAATGCAAGATGGGCTAATTACCGATGCTACTCGCATCGAACGGCTTCTCCCAACAATCACGGAACTAACAGAGCGCGGCTGTAAAGTGGTAATTATGTCGCACTTTGATCGCCCTAAGGGAAAGGTGGTTCCCGAAATGTCACTAAGAGTCCTACTCCCTTTCCTTGTGAAGATTTTTGGTGGACGGGAAATAGCTTTCNTAGAGAATCCCCTTGGAGAAGCTGCCAAAGAAACTGTAGCTAACTTGCCTGATGGAGGCATTGCCTTAGCCGAAAATCTTCGATTTTTTTCTGGCGAAGAAAGTAATGACGAAAAATTTGCTCGCGCCCTTGGTAGACTAGGCGATGCCTTCGTGAATGATGCATTTTCTGTGGCCCACAGGGCCCACGCTTCGACTGAAGGGCTTGCCCGCATCATGCCAGCCGCTGCAGGAAGGTCCATGCAGTCGGAGCTAGAAGCCCTTGAAACAGCCCTGGCAAACCCTGAACGCCCAGTAGCCGCAGTAGTCGGCGGAGCGAAGGTATCAACCAAACTAGATATCCTTACGAATCTGGCCAGCAAAGTTGATCGATTAGTAGTTGGCGGCGCGATGGCCAACACCTTTCTTTTCGCCCAAGGGACCAATGTTGGTGTGTCACTGTGCGAAAAAGAGATGGCTAAGGCAGCTGTCACAGTAATGAAGAATGCAGATAAAGTTGGGTGCAAAATAATTCTGCCATCCGATGTGGTCGTCGCTGAACAGCTGAAGGTGGGTTCCAGCGCGCAAACAGTACATATTTCGGCAATACCGCCCAACATGATGATCCTGGACATCGGCACAAACACCATCCAGGCCATTGCCGCTGAGCTAGAAAGCTGCAGAACAGTCTTGTGGAATGGTCCCCTAGGTGCATTTGAATGTCCCCCTTTTGACGAAGGGACTAAAGTGGTCTCCCAAATGGTAGCCGAGTTGACAGCCNAGTCAAAACTCCATTCTATCGCTGGTGGTGGAGATACCATAGCCGCACTAGTCTCATCTAATACACTTTCGCGTTTTTCATATGTTTCTACAGCAGGTGGTGCCTTCCTAGAATGGCTTGAAGGCAAAAATCTTCCTGGGGTAGCGGCCCTTTATGGGTGA
- the gap gene encoding type I glyceraldehyde-3-phosphate dehydrogenase: MTTRVAINGFGRIGRLVLRAAFESRRKDIEFVAINDLGSIDANALLLQRDTIHGPFPGKVRTTKTGINIGKGNIKIFSERDPAKLPWEKLGIDVVMECTGIFTKRIHAEQHLAAGAKKVLISAPAQGEDLTVVRGVNDGKLRKSHRIVSNASCTTNCLAPVAAVLHKAIGIQQGYMTTIHAYTGDQRLQDTLHPDPRRARAAAYSMIPTSTGAAKAVGLVLPELKGKLDGTSIRVPTANVSVVDLAFTAKRKTTIEEINKSVAKAANSQRLKNILEINDEPLVSSDFNHNAASSIFDLTQTQVIEGRLCRVAAWYDNEWGFSNRMSDTAVIMGKLG, from the coding sequence ATGACAACTAGAGTTGCAATCAACGGCTTTGGACGGATTGGAAGGCTCGTTCTGCGAGCTGCCTTTGAAAGCCGAAGGAAAGATATCGAATTCGTTGCAATCAATGATCTTGGAAGCATTGATGCCAATGCATTGCTACTGCAGCGCGACACCATCCACGGACCATTCCCAGGAAAAGTTAGAACTACTAAAACTGGGATTAATATTGGAAAAGGGAATATTAAAATTTTCTCGGAGCGCGACCCAGCCAAGTTACCATGGGAAAAGCTTGGCATTGACGTAGTCATGGAGTGCACAGGTATCTTTACTAAGCGTATACATGCGGAACAACACCTTGCTGCAGGCGCGAAAAAGGTATTAATTTCCGCCCCCGCTCAAGGTGAAGACCTTACAGTTGTGCGCGGTGTAAATGATGGCAAATTACGCAAAAGCCATAGGATTGTGTCTAACGCCTCGTGCACCACAAACTGCTTAGCCCCAGTAGCTGCTGTTCTTCACAAAGCAATTGGTATTCAGCAAGGCTATATGACAACTATCCACGCTTACACTGGCGACCAACGGCTGCAAGACACATTGCATCCAGACCCGCGCCGCGCTCGAGCGGCTGCCTATTCGATGATCCCGACTTCAACCGGGGCGGCAAAAGCCGTAGGCCTGGTATTGCCAGAGTTAAAGGGAAAGCTTGATGGAACGTCAATTCGGGTGCCTACAGCAAATGTTTCNGTGGTTGACCTGGCCTTTACGGCAAAGCGTAAAACGACCATCGAAGAAATAAATAAGAGCGTAGCTAAAGCAGCAAATAGCCAGCGTCTTAAAAATATTTTGGAGATAAACGATGAACCTTTGGTGTCTTCTGACTTTAATCATAACGCAGCAAGCTCCATATTTGATTTGACTCAAACTCAAGTTATTGAAGGTCGCCTTTGCCGGGTTGCTGCCTGGTACGACAACGAGTGGGGGTTTTCCAATCGTATGTCCGACACTGCCGTCATTATGGGGAAACTTGGATAG